A window from Micromonospora profundi encodes these proteins:
- a CDS encoding 50S ribosomal protein L25/general stress protein Ctc codes for MSEVKISAEPRTEFGKGGARRTRRAGKVPAVLYGHGEKPKHIALPSREFAAAIRKGGANQLFAIDITDGTQVLALPKAIQRDPIRDSFEHVDLILVRRGEKVTVEVPIQLTGEAARDTLIVHDHDTLSVTADATKVPDHLEASIEGLEAGSQVTAGDVELPSGVELAVDPSLPVAAVTAAPTAEQLEATLPDVEEATEEADAEVGEVTEGSEGADAAPAAEGAENTEARTEA; via the coding sequence GTGTCCGAGGTAAAGATCAGCGCCGAGCCCCGCACCGAGTTCGGCAAGGGTGGTGCCCGCCGTACCCGCCGGGCCGGCAAGGTGCCAGCCGTGCTGTACGGCCACGGCGAGAAGCCCAAGCACATCGCGCTGCCGTCGCGGGAGTTCGCCGCGGCCATCCGTAAGGGTGGCGCCAACCAGCTCTTCGCGATCGACATCACCGACGGCACCCAGGTGCTGGCGCTGCCGAAGGCGATCCAGCGTGACCCGATCCGGGACAGCTTCGAGCACGTGGACCTCATCCTGGTCCGTCGGGGCGAGAAGGTCACCGTGGAGGTCCCGATCCAGCTGACCGGCGAGGCCGCCCGGGACACCCTGATCGTGCACGACCACGACACCCTCTCGGTGACCGCCGACGCCACCAAGGTGCCGGACCACCTCGAGGCTTCGATCGAGGGCCTGGAGGCGGGTTCCCAGGTGACCGCCGGCGACGTCGAGCTGCCGAGCGGTGTCGAGCTGGCTGTCGACCCGTCGCTGCCGGTCGCCGCGGTGACCGCCGCCCCGACCGCCGAGCAGCTCGAGGCGACGCTGCCCGACGTCGAGGAGGCCACCGAGGAGGCTGACGCCGAGGTCGGCGAGGTCACCGAGGGCTCCGAGGGCGCGGACGCCGCTCCGGCCGCCGAGGGCGCGGAGAACACCGAGGCGCGCACCGAGGCCTGA
- the pth gene encoding aminoacyl-tRNA hydrolase produces the protein MTDEAGPWLVVGLGNPGREYAGNRHNVGFMVADLLAGRVGARFGRHKRAVAEVAEGRLGFGGPKLVLAKPLTYMNLSGGPVAALSQFYKVPPAQVIAVHDELDIGFGQVRIKCGGGEGGHNGLRSMSKSLGTKDYVRVRFGVGRPPGRQDPADYVLSDFGAAERKELDFLVDRAADVVESVIHKGVEPTQNLYHGG, from the coding sequence GTGACGGACGAGGCGGGGCCGTGGCTTGTGGTCGGCCTGGGCAACCCCGGTCGGGAGTACGCCGGGAACCGGCACAACGTCGGGTTCATGGTGGCCGACCTGCTGGCCGGGCGGGTGGGAGCGCGGTTCGGCCGCCACAAGCGGGCTGTGGCTGAGGTCGCCGAGGGGCGGCTGGGGTTCGGCGGGCCGAAGCTGGTGCTTGCCAAGCCGCTGACGTACATGAACCTTTCGGGTGGGCCGGTCGCGGCGTTGTCGCAGTTCTACAAGGTGCCTCCGGCGCAGGTGATCGCGGTGCACGACGAGCTGGACATCGGTTTCGGCCAGGTGCGGATCAAGTGCGGCGGCGGCGAGGGCGGGCACAACGGCCTGCGGTCGATGTCGAAGTCGTTGGGCACGAAGGACTACGTCCGGGTGCGGTTCGGTGTCGGCCGCCCGCCGGGTCGGCAGGATCCTGCGGATTATGTGCTGTCGGATTTCGGCGCGGCGGAGCGCAAGGAGTTGGATTTCCTGGTGGACAGGGCCGCCGACGTGGTGGAGTCAGTGATCCACAAGGGCGTGGAGCCCACCCAGAACCTCTACCACGGCGGTTGA